Proteins co-encoded in one Pseudomonas beijingensis genomic window:
- the xdhA gene encoding xanthine dehydrogenase small subunit, giving the protein MIQFLLNQELRSEHALDPNLTVLNYLREHVGKPGTKEGCASGDCGACTVVVGELETDANGRERIRYRSLNSCLTFVSSLHGKQLISVEDLKHQGQLHSVQQAMVDCHGSQCGFCTPGFVMSLFALQKNSEQPDAHQAHEALAGNLCRCTGYRPILAAAEQACCDKPADQFDAREAETIARLKAIAPTETGELNSGDKRCLVPLTVADLADLYDAYPQARLLAGGTDLALEVTQFHRTLPVMIYVGNVAELKRVERFDDRLEIGAATALSDCYGALKAEYPDFGELLQRFASLQIRNQGTLGGNIGNASPIGDSPPLLIALGAQIVLCKGQTRRTLALEDYFIDYRVTARQESEFIEKIIVPRASAEQAFRAYKVSKRLDDDISAVCAAFNLRIDNGVVRDARVAFGGMAATPKRAKHCEAVLIGAPWTDSTVERACIALAEDFTPLSDFRASKEYRLLSARNLLRKYFIELQTPHIETRVTAYV; this is encoded by the coding sequence GTGATCCAGTTTTTACTCAACCAGGAACTCCGTAGCGAGCACGCCCTGGACCCGAACCTGACCGTGCTCAACTATTTGCGCGAACACGTTGGTAAACCAGGCACCAAGGAAGGCTGCGCTAGTGGCGACTGTGGTGCGTGCACCGTGGTGGTGGGCGAATTGGAAACGGACGCGAATGGCCGCGAACGCATTCGCTACCGCAGCCTCAATTCGTGCCTGACCTTCGTCTCGTCCCTGCACGGCAAGCAACTGATCAGCGTCGAAGACCTCAAGCACCAGGGCCAATTGCACAGCGTCCAGCAAGCCATGGTCGATTGCCACGGTTCGCAGTGCGGCTTCTGCACACCGGGCTTCGTCATGTCGCTGTTCGCCCTGCAAAAAAACAGCGAACAACCCGACGCCCACCAGGCCCACGAAGCCCTGGCCGGCAACCTGTGCCGTTGCACCGGCTATCGGCCGATCCTGGCCGCCGCCGAGCAGGCCTGCTGTGACAAGCCAGCGGACCAGTTCGACGCCCGCGAGGCCGAGACCATCGCCCGCCTCAAAGCCATCGCCCCGACCGAGACTGGCGAGCTCAACAGCGGCGACAAACGCTGCCTGGTGCCACTGACCGTGGCCGACCTGGCCGACCTCTACGACGCTTATCCCCAGGCGCGCCTGTTGGCCGGCGGCACCGACCTGGCCCTGGAAGTCACCCAGTTCCACCGCACCCTGCCGGTGATGATCTACGTGGGCAACGTCGCCGAACTCAAGCGTGTCGAACGCTTTGACGATCGCCTGGAGATCGGCGCCGCCACGGCGCTGTCCGATTGCTACGGGGCCCTGAAAGCCGAATACCCGGACTTTGGCGAATTGCTGCAACGCTTTGCCTCGCTGCAGATCCGCAACCAGGGCACCCTGGGCGGCAACATCGGCAATGCCTCGCCGATTGGCGACTCGCCGCCCCTGCTGATCGCCCTCGGTGCGCAGATTGTGCTGTGCAAGGGCCAGACCCGTCGCACCCTGGCCCTGGAAGACTATTTCATCGACTACCGGGTCACCGCCCGCCAGGAAAGCGAATTCATCGAAAAAATCATCGTGCCCCGGGCCAGCGCCGAACAGGCGTTCCGCGCCTACAAGGTGTCCAAGCGTCTGGACGATGATATTTCCGCGGTGTGCGCGGCGTTCAACCTGCGCATCGACAACGGCGTGGTCCGCGATGCCCGCGTGGCCTTCGGCGGCATGGCCGCCACACCGAAACGCGCCAAGCATTGTGAAGCCGTATTGATCGGTGCGCCGTGGACCGACAGCACCGTCGAACGCGCCTGTATCGCCCTGGCCGAGGACTTCACACCGCTGTCGGATTTCCGCGCCAGCAAGGAATACCGACTGCTCAGTGCCCGCAACCTGTTGCGCAAATACTTCATCGAACTGCAAACGCCGCACATCGAGACTCGGGTGACCGCTTATGTCTAA
- a CDS encoding GntR family transcriptional regulator, translated as MTFKAPDSLAEQIAHHLAERIIRGEMKPGERIQEQKVTLALNVSRGSVREALLILERRHLIAILPRRGAHVTELTEHKVRSLCALMSELYILLGNAVAHGWKEQADMAPFVAIQQRLKDAYARQDIRTFVDESFSVMRAAYPFANNPYLQETVENLQPAMSRAYFLALEQRKAEMSEFLDLFQRLLAAVLARDLPQIRIVLTAYAQRSCDLVVAALTAA; from the coding sequence ATGACGTTCAAGGCCCCGGACAGCCTCGCCGAGCAAATCGCCCATCACCTCGCCGAACGCATCATTCGCGGCGAAATGAAACCGGGAGAGCGCATCCAGGAGCAGAAGGTCACGCTGGCGCTCAACGTCAGCCGCGGCTCGGTCCGCGAGGCCTTGCTGATCCTGGAGCGACGCCATTTGATCGCGATCCTGCCGCGCCGTGGCGCCCACGTCACCGAACTCACCGAGCACAAGGTGCGCAGCCTCTGCGCGTTGATGAGCGAGCTGTACATCCTGCTGGGCAACGCCGTGGCCCATGGTTGGAAAGAACAGGCCGACATGGCGCCGTTCGTGGCGATCCAGCAGCGTCTCAAGGACGCCTACGCACGCCAGGACATCCGCACTTTCGTCGATGAAAGCTTCAGCGTGATGCGCGCCGCCTATCCGTTTGCCAACAACCCGTACCTGCAGGAAACCGTCGAGAACCTGCAACCGGCCATGAGCCGCGCCTATTTCCTGGCCCTGGAGCAGCGCAAGGCGGAAATGAGCGAATTCCTCGACCTGTTCCAGCGCCTGCTCGCCGCCGTGCTGGCCCGTGATTTGCCGCAGATCCGCATCGTGCTCACGGCTTACGCCCAGCGCAGTTGCGATCTGGTGGTTGCTGCCCTGACGGCGGCCTGA
- the xdhC gene encoding xanthine dehydrogenase accessory protein XdhC, whose translation MYNWISALADLQTRGEPCVLVTIIEELGSTPRNAGSKMVISASQTFDTIGGGHLEYKAMEIARNMLASGQQNTHLERFSLGASLGQCCGGVTVLLFEPMGQVQAQIAVFGAGHVGRALVPLLASLPCKVRWIDSREAEFPEHLPHGVHKIVTEEPLDEVDELPAGSYCIVMTHNHQLDLELSAAILKRNDFAYFGLIGSKTKRVKFEHRLRDRGFDSSTLQRMRCPMGIGEVKGKLPVEIAISIAGEIIATYNADFGQHTVRAEPIAKLLPASRRSQANR comes from the coding sequence ATGTACAACTGGATCAGCGCCCTCGCCGACCTGCAAACCCGCGGCGAACCCTGCGTGCTGGTGACGATTATCGAAGAGCTCGGCTCCACCCCGCGCAACGCCGGTTCGAAGATGGTCATCAGCGCCAGCCAGACATTCGACACCATCGGTGGCGGGCACCTGGAATACAAGGCCATGGAAATCGCCCGGAACATGCTTGCCAGCGGCCAGCAGAACACCCATCTGGAGCGCTTCAGCCTCGGTGCGAGCCTGGGCCAGTGCTGCGGCGGCGTCACCGTGTTGCTGTTTGAACCCATGGGCCAGGTCCAGGCGCAGATCGCCGTGTTCGGCGCCGGCCATGTCGGCCGCGCCCTGGTGCCGCTGCTGGCGAGCCTGCCCTGCAAGGTGCGCTGGATCGACTCGCGGGAAGCGGAGTTCCCCGAACACCTGCCCCACGGCGTGCACAAGATCGTCACCGAAGAGCCACTGGATGAAGTCGACGAATTGCCCGCCGGCAGCTACTGCATCGTCATGACCCACAACCACCAGCTCGACCTGGAACTGAGCGCCGCGATCCTCAAGCGCAACGACTTCGCCTACTTCGGCCTGATCGGCTCGAAAACCAAGCGGGTCAAGTTCGAACATCGCCTGCGCGATCGTGGTTTCGACAGCAGCACCTTGCAACGCATGCGTTGCCCGATGGGCATCGGCGAAGTCAAAGGCAAGCTGCCTGTGGAAATCGCCATCTCCATCGCCGGCGAAATCATCGCCACCTATAACGCCGATTTCGGCCAGCACACCGTGCGCGCCGAACCGATTGCCAAGCTGCTGCCGGCTTCGCGCCGCAGCCAGGCGAACCGTTGA
- a CDS encoding benzoate/H(+) symporter BenE family transporter: MTEVTTTPLRPLADTSPSAIVAGFIAMMTGYTSSLVLMFQAGQAAGLTSGQISSWIWAISIGMAVCTIGLSLRYRTPITIAWSTPGAALLITSLGGVSYGEAIGAYITCAVLVTICGLTGSFERLVKRIPASLAAALLAGILFKIGSEIFVATQHRTGLVLGMFFTYLIVKRLSPRYAVLAALLIGTALSGLLGLLDFSGFALEVATPVWTTPHFSLAATISIGIPLFVVAMTSQNMPGIAVLRADGYTVPASPLITSTGIASLLLAPFGSHGINLAAISAAICTGPHAHEDRNKRYTAAVWCGIFYGIAGVFGATLAALFAALPKELVLSIAALALFGSIINGLSIAMSEVKEREAALITFMVTASGMTLFSIGSAFWGIVAGVLTLLILNWRNA, encoded by the coding sequence ATGACCGAAGTCACGACCACACCACTTCGTCCATTGGCCGACACCTCGCCTTCGGCCATCGTCGCCGGGTTCATCGCCATGATGACCGGCTACACCAGCTCCCTGGTGCTGATGTTCCAGGCCGGACAGGCGGCAGGGCTCACCAGCGGGCAGATTTCCTCGTGGATCTGGGCGATTTCCATCGGCATGGCGGTATGCACCATCGGGCTGTCGCTGCGCTATCGCACGCCGATCACCATCGCCTGGTCGACACCCGGCGCGGCGCTGCTGATCACCAGCCTGGGCGGTGTGAGTTACGGCGAGGCCATCGGCGCCTATATCACCTGTGCAGTCCTGGTGACGATCTGCGGCCTGACCGGCAGTTTCGAGCGTTTGGTCAAGCGCATTCCGGCCTCGCTGGCGGCGGCGTTGCTGGCGGGCATCCTGTTCAAGATCGGCAGCGAGATCTTCGTCGCCACCCAGCATCGCACCGGCCTGGTGCTGGGGATGTTTTTCACCTACCTGATCGTCAAGCGCCTGTCGCCGCGCTACGCGGTATTGGCGGCACTCTTGATCGGTACGGCGCTGTCGGGCCTGCTGGGGCTGTTGGACTTCAGCGGCTTTGCCCTGGAAGTCGCGACGCCGGTCTGGACCACGCCGCACTTTTCCCTGGCGGCCACCATCAGCATCGGCATCCCGCTGTTCGTGGTGGCGATGACCTCTCAGAACATGCCTGGCATCGCCGTGTTGCGGGCCGACGGTTACACCGTGCCGGCCTCGCCGCTGATCACCAGCACCGGCATCGCCTCGCTGCTGCTGGCGCCGTTCGGCTCCCATGGCATCAACCTGGCGGCCATCAGCGCGGCCATCTGCACCGGCCCCCACGCCCACGAAGATCGCAACAAACGCTACACGGCGGCGGTCTGGTGCGGGATTTTCTACGGGATCGCCGGGGTGTTCGGCGCGACGCTGGCGGCGTTGTTCGCGGCGCTGCCCAAGGAACTGGTGCTGTCCATCGCCGCGCTGGCGCTGTTCGGCTCGATCATCAATGGGTTGAGCATCGCCATGAGCGAAGTGAAGGAACGGGAAGCGGCGCTGATTACCTTCATGGTCACGGCGTCGGGGATGACGCTGTTCTCCATCGGTTCGGCGTTCTGGGGGATTGTGGCGGGGGTGTTGACCTTGCTCATCCTGAACTGGCGCAACGCCTGA
- a CDS encoding YggL family protein, whose product MATNRSQRLRKKLCVDEFQELGFELNLDFKEDLADEAIDAFLDAFLKEAMEANGLGYVGGDDYGLVCLQKRGSVSEEQRAAVEAWLKARPELTSAEVSPLMDVWYPEKPINPVA is encoded by the coding sequence ATGGCGACTAACCGTTCCCAGCGTCTGCGCAAAAAACTGTGCGTGGATGAATTTCAAGAGCTGGGTTTCGAACTGAACCTGGATTTCAAAGAAGATCTGGCCGATGAGGCTATTGACGCTTTCCTCGACGCTTTCCTGAAAGAAGCCATGGAAGCCAATGGCCTGGGCTACGTCGGCGGCGACGACTACGGTCTGGTTTGCCTGCAGAAGCGTGGCTCGGTCTCCGAAGAGCAGCGTGCTGCCGTTGAAGCCTGGCTCAAGGCGCGTCCTGAGCTGACCAGCGCTGAAGTCAGCCCGCTGATGGACGTCTGGTACCCGGAAAAGCCGATCAATCCGGTCGCTTGA
- the dacB gene encoding D-alanyl-D-alanine carboxypeptidase/D-alanyl-D-alanine endopeptidase, whose protein sequence is MIKSLRPLLLASLLLPLALPVTAHAATINTALSLNVQKALKASKLQNDALSLVMVPLNGPGTPTLYNADVSVNPASTMKLVTTYAALEMLGPNHQWKTEFYTDGTLSGGILNGNLYLKGGGDPKLNMEKLWLLMRDLRANGVQQITGDLVLDRSFFIQPQLPEFNDDGNDENKPFLVKPDSLLVNLKALRFVARNDGGRVLVSVEPPIASIRIENQVKAVNSKQCAGGVRYNPVPQADGSVTVTVGGQLGDGCSSQTYLSLLDHATYTAGAVRAIWKELGGSIQGKDRLAATPSNAKVLARAFSPDLAEIIRDINKYSNNTMAQQLFLSLGAQFRNEADGDDAKAAQRVVRQWLAKKGITAPHLVMENGSGLSRAERVSAREMAAMLQAAWRSPYSAEFISSMPIAGTDGTMRRRLKTTAMAGEAHVKTGTLNTVRAIAGYSRDINGNTWAVVAILNDPKPWGASSVLDQVLLDLYRQPKLSQTASVL, encoded by the coding sequence ATGATCAAATCTTTGCGTCCACTGCTTCTGGCCAGCCTTCTTCTTCCCCTGGCCCTCCCTGTCACCGCCCACGCCGCCACGATCAACACTGCCCTGTCGCTCAACGTGCAAAAGGCCCTCAAGGCCAGCAAGCTGCAGAACGACGCCCTGTCCCTGGTGATGGTGCCGCTCAATGGTCCCGGCACCCCGACCTTGTACAACGCCGACGTCTCGGTCAACCCCGCTTCCACGATGAAACTGGTGACCACCTACGCGGCCCTGGAAATGCTCGGCCCCAATCACCAGTGGAAAACCGAGTTCTACACCGACGGCACCCTCAGCGGCGGGATCCTCAACGGCAACCTATACCTCAAGGGCGGCGGCGATCCCAAGCTGAACATGGAAAAACTCTGGTTGCTGATGCGCGACCTGCGGGCCAACGGCGTGCAGCAGATCACCGGCGACCTGGTCCTGGACCGCAGTTTCTTCATCCAGCCGCAACTGCCCGAATTCAACGACGACGGCAACGACGAAAACAAGCCATTCCTGGTCAAGCCCGACTCGTTGCTGGTCAACCTCAAGGCCCTGCGCTTCGTCGCCCGCAACGACGGCGGCCGGGTCCTGGTGTCGGTGGAACCGCCGATTGCCAGCATCCGCATAGAAAATCAGGTCAAGGCGGTCAATTCCAAACAATGCGCCGGCGGCGTGCGCTACAACCCGGTGCCACAGGCGGACGGCAGCGTGACGGTGACCGTCGGCGGCCAGCTCGGTGACGGTTGCAGCTCCCAGACCTACCTGTCGCTGCTGGACCATGCCACCTACACCGCTGGCGCCGTGCGGGCGATCTGGAAGGAACTGGGTGGCAGCATCCAGGGCAAGGACCGCCTGGCCGCTACCCCGAGCAACGCCAAGGTGCTGGCCCGGGCATTCTCTCCGGACCTGGCGGAGATCATCCGCGACATCAACAAATACAGTAACAACACCATGGCCCAGCAACTGTTCCTGAGCCTCGGCGCGCAGTTCCGTAACGAAGCCGACGGCGATGACGCCAAGGCCGCGCAACGGGTGGTGCGCCAGTGGCTGGCCAAGAAAGGCATCACCGCACCGCACCTGGTAATGGAGAACGGCTCCGGCCTGTCCCGCGCCGAGCGGGTCAGCGCCCGGGAAATGGCCGCGATGCTGCAAGCCGCCTGGCGCAGCCCGTATTCGGCGGAGTTCATCAGTTCGATGCCAATTGCCGGCACCGACGGCACCATGCGCAGACGCCTGAAGACCACCGCCATGGCCGGCGAGGCCCACGTCAAGACCGGGACCCTGAACACTGTCCGCGCCATCGCCGGCTACAGCCGCGACATCAATGGCAACACCTGGGCGGTGGTGGCGATCCTCAACGATCCGAAGCCATGGGGCGCTTCGTCAGTGCTGGACCAGGTGTTGCTGGACCTGTACCGCCAGCCGAAACTGTCACAGACGGCTTCGGTGCTCTGA
- a CDS encoding GntR family transcriptional regulator has translation MNEQLQPLKKQPRAGKAGRSGTQDDIVYAHIFEAILEQRLAPGTKLSEEALGEIFGVSRTIIRRALSRLAHEGVVLLRPNRGAVVASPSVEEARQVFMARRLVERAITELAVQHATAEQLAELRQMVSDERDSFSRGDRGAGIRLSGEFHLKLAEAAKNAPLISFQRSLVSQTSLIIAQYESGNRSHCSYDEHTQLIDAIEARDATLAVDLMMHHMDHIDSKLNLDEESASDDLHAVFSHLLQSKKPGRSTAKL, from the coding sequence ATGAACGAACAGTTGCAGCCCCTCAAGAAACAACCGCGAGCTGGTAAAGCCGGCCGCAGCGGAACCCAGGACGATATTGTCTATGCGCATATCTTCGAGGCCATCCTCGAACAACGCCTGGCGCCCGGTACCAAGTTGAGCGAAGAGGCGCTGGGGGAAATTTTCGGGGTCAGCCGCACGATCATCCGCCGGGCGTTGTCACGCCTGGCCCACGAAGGCGTGGTGTTGCTGCGGCCCAATCGCGGTGCCGTGGTGGCGAGCCCGAGTGTCGAAGAGGCCCGCCAGGTGTTCATGGCCCGGCGCCTGGTGGAGAGGGCGATCACCGAGTTGGCGGTGCAGCACGCTACCGCCGAACAACTGGCTGAGCTGCGGCAGATGGTCAGCGACGAGCGCGACAGTTTTTCCCGCGGTGACCGCGGTGCCGGCATCCGTCTGTCGGGCGAGTTCCACCTCAAGCTGGCCGAAGCGGCGAAGAACGCCCCGCTGATCAGTTTCCAGCGCAGCCTCGTGTCCCAGACGTCGCTGATCATCGCCCAGTACGAAAGCGGCAACCGGTCCCACTGTTCCTACGACGAACACACGCAGTTGATCGACGCCATCGAGGCGCGCGATGCGACATTGGCGGTGGACCTGATGATGCATCACATGGACCACATCGACAGCAAGCTCAACCTCGACGAAGAAAGCGCGTCGGATGACTTGCACGCGGTGTTCTCGCATTTGTTGCAGAGCAAGAAGCCGGGGCGGTCGACGGCCAAGCTTTGA
- the xdhB gene encoding xanthine dehydrogenase molybdopterin binding subunit — protein sequence MSNHHAVEKTQAELAELFARDLTTGVGRSVKHDSAAKHVSGEAQYIDDRLEFPNQLHVYARLSDRAHARIIRIDTAPCYAFEGVRIAITHADIPGLKDIGPLLPGDPLLAIDDVQFVGQPVLAVAAKDLETARKAAMAAIIEYEDLEPVLDVVEALRKRHFVLDSHTHQRGDSTTALASAEHRIQGSLHIGGQEHFYLETQISSVMPTEDGGMIVYCSTQNPTEVQKLVAEVLGVSMNKVVVDMRRMGGGFGGKETQAASPACLCAVIAHLTGQPTKMRLPRVEDMLMTGKRHPFYIEYDVGFDSTGRLQGIALELAGNCGCSPDLSASIVDRAMFHADNAYYLGNATINGHRCKTNTASNTAYRGFGGPQGMVAIEEVMDAIARHLGLDPLAVRKANYYGKTERNVTHYYQTVEHNMLEEMTAELEQSSQYTERREAIRRYNAGSPILKKGLALTPVKFGISFTASFLNQAGALIHVYTDGSIHLNHGGTEMGQGLNTKVAQVVAEVFQVEMDRVQITATNTDKVPNTSPTAASSGADLNGKAAQNAAETIKRRLVEFAARQYKVSEEDVEFHNGHVRVRDHILTFEALVQQAYFAQVSLSSTGFYKTPKIYYDRSQARGRPFYYYAYGAACAEVIVDTLTGEYKMLRTDILHDVGVSLNPAIDIGQVEGGFIQGMGWLTMEELVWNDKGKLMTNGPASYKIPAVADMPLDLRVKLVENRKNPEDTVFHSKAVGEPPFMLGIAAWCAIKDAVASLGDYRHQPNIDAPATPERVLWGCEQMRGLKALKAQKAEAEVASL from the coding sequence ATGTCTAACCATCACGCCGTAGAGAAGACCCAAGCCGAACTGGCCGAGCTGTTCGCCCGCGACCTCACCACTGGCGTGGGCCGCAGCGTCAAGCATGACAGCGCCGCCAAGCATGTGTCCGGCGAGGCGCAGTACATCGATGACCGCCTGGAATTCCCGAACCAGTTGCACGTCTATGCCCGGCTTTCGGACCGCGCCCACGCCCGGATCATCCGCATCGATACCGCGCCCTGCTACGCCTTCGAAGGCGTGCGCATCGCCATTACCCATGCAGACATCCCGGGGCTGAAGGACATCGGCCCGCTGTTGCCCGGCGACCCGCTGCTGGCCATCGATGATGTGCAGTTCGTCGGCCAACCGGTGCTGGCCGTCGCCGCCAAGGATCTTGAGACGGCACGCAAGGCGGCCATGGCCGCAATCATCGAATACGAAGACCTGGAACCGGTGCTGGACGTGGTCGAGGCCTTGCGCAAGCGGCATTTCGTGCTCGACAGCCACACCCACCAGCGCGGCGATTCGACCACAGCGCTGGCAAGCGCCGAACATCGCATTCAAGGCTCGCTGCACATCGGCGGCCAGGAGCATTTTTACCTGGAAACCCAGATTTCCTCGGTGATGCCCACCGAAGACGGCGGCATGATCGTCTACTGCTCGACCCAGAACCCCACCGAAGTGCAGAAACTGGTGGCCGAGGTGCTGGGCGTGTCGATGAACAAGGTCGTGGTGGACATGCGCCGCATGGGCGGCGGCTTTGGCGGCAAGGAAACCCAGGCCGCCAGCCCCGCGTGCCTGTGTGCGGTCATCGCACACCTCACCGGTCAGCCAACCAAGATGCGCCTGCCCCGCGTGGAAGACATGCTGATGACCGGCAAGCGCCATCCCTTCTACATCGAATACGACGTGGGTTTCGACAGCACCGGACGCCTGCAAGGCATCGCCTTGGAACTGGCCGGCAACTGCGGTTGCTCGCCGGACTTGTCGGCCTCGATTGTCGACCGGGCGATGTTCCACGCCGACAACGCCTATTACCTGGGCAATGCGACCATCAACGGCCACCGCTGCAAGACCAACACCGCGTCTAACACCGCTTACCGGGGTTTCGGCGGCCCCCAAGGCATGGTCGCCATCGAAGAGGTGATGGATGCCATTGCCCGGCACCTGGGGCTCGATCCGCTGGCGGTGCGCAAGGCCAACTATTACGGCAAGACCGAACGCAACGTCACCCATTACTACCAGACCGTCGAGCACAACATGCTCGAGGAAATGACCGCCGAGCTTGAACAAAGTAGCCAGTACACCGAGCGCCGTGAAGCGATCCGTCGCTACAACGCAGGCAGCCCGATCCTGAAAAAAGGCCTGGCGCTGACACCGGTGAAATTCGGCATTTCGTTCACCGCCAGCTTCCTCAACCAGGCCGGCGCCTTGATCCATGTCTACACCGACGGCAGCATCCACCTCAACCACGGCGGCACCGAAATGGGCCAGGGCCTGAACACCAAGGTCGCTCAGGTGGTGGCCGAGGTGTTCCAGGTGGAAATGGACCGCGTGCAGATCACCGCGACCAACACCGACAAGGTGCCGAATACCTCGCCCACCGCGGCCTCCAGCGGCGCCGACCTGAACGGCAAGGCGGCACAGAATGCCGCCGAAACCATCAAGCGGCGCCTGGTGGAGTTCGCTGCGCGGCAGTACAAGGTCAGCGAAGAAGACGTGGAATTCCACAACGGCCATGTGCGGGTGCGCGATCACATCCTGACGTTCGAGGCCCTGGTTCAGCAGGCGTATTTCGCCCAGGTCTCGCTGTCGAGCACCGGCTTCTACAAGACCCCGAAAATCTACTACGACCGCAGCCAGGCCCGTGGCCGGCCGTTCTATTACTACGCCTATGGCGCGGCCTGTGCCGAGGTGATCGTCGACACCCTCACCGGCGAGTACAAGATGCTGCGCACCGACATCCTCCACGACGTCGGTGTCTCGCTGAACCCGGCCATCGACATCGGCCAGGTCGAGGGCGGCTTCATCCAGGGCATGGGCTGGCTGACCATGGAAGAGCTGGTGTGGAACGACAAGGGCAAGCTGATGACCAACGGTCCGGCCAGCTACAAGATCCCCGCCGTAGCCGACATGCCCCTGGATCTGCGGGTCAAGCTGGTGGAAAACCGCAAGAACCCCGAAGACACCGTGTTTCACTCCAAGGCCGTGGGCGAACCGCCGTTCATGCTCGGCATCGCCGCGTGGTGCGCCATCAAGGACGCCGTGGCGAGCCTGGGGGATTACCGGCACCAACCGAACATCGATGCGCCAGCGACACCGGAGCGGGTGTTGTGGGGGTGTGAGCAGATGCGGGGGCTAAAAGCGCTCAAGGCCCAGAAGGCTGAAGCCGAAGTGGCTTCGCTCTAG